In Pseudomonadota bacterium, a single window of DNA contains:
- a CDS encoding helix-turn-helix transcriptional regulator, producing MQVVVKTPRIEINIKGIQIPARLMEVLKEEYGHDLNLVKSDEDEVVDVFETSWYKEVSERMTPGKYLAIYRKNKKLTQEQLGKALGGVPRQHISNMERGRRAISLKMARNLSAILDTPIERFVVGSTD from the coding sequence ATGCAGGTAGTCGTGAAAACGCCCCGTATTGAAATCAATATTAAAGGTATACAGATACCAGCGAGGTTGATGGAAGTGCTGAAAGAAGAATATGGCCACGATCTTAATCTTGTTAAAAGTGATGAAGATGAGGTTGTAGATGTTTTTGAAACTTCTTGGTATAAAGAGGTTTCGGAGAGAATGACCCCGGGTAAATATCTGGCGATTTACCGCAAAAACAAGAAATTGACCCAGGAGCAGTTGGGTAAAGCTTTAGGCGGAGTACCCCGGCAGCATATCTCTAATATGGAGCGGGGACGGAGGGCCATCAGTCTGAAAATGGCGCGTAACCTTTCGGCAATACTTGATACACCAATTGAAAGATTTGTCGTTGGATCCACTGATTAG